A window of the Pseudodesulfovibrio sp. JC047 genome harbors these coding sequences:
- the pnp gene encoding polyribonucleotide nucleotidyltransferase → MTMIPFDATSVTATVGGIDITIETGKYARQASGAVTITSGKTTVLVTAVTQPLAIDRGFFPLTCNYQEMAYAAGRVPGNYFRREGRPSEHETLVSRLIDRPIRPLFAKGFADEVQIIATVLSADQQVNPDVLALTGASAACHISKMPFLGPIVGARVGYVNDKFVINPSYKDMNDGSSLNLIFAATREAMVMVEGGGNFVSEDLVADALAWGHEQITPLFDIQDELREKVGVPKLEVEAPVRDEEVAAFLGDFITEDLEKALTTPEKLIRYAAKDAAKQKAKEAVAEKFPDDEEKLKAVSGIFGDMTKKIVRDRIVNEGLRIDGRDTTTVRPLSIETGVLAQTHGSVLFRRGETSALAVATLGSTRDEQRYDSLLGDATKRFMLHYNFPPYCVGEARMLRGTSRREVGHGALAERALTPVLPNQDEFPFTIRVVSEIMESNGSSSMASVCGATMSLMDAGVPIAEPVAGIAMGLCKEEDKYFVLTDILGDEDALGDMDFKVAGTKDGITAIQMDIKIAGIPQDVLKKALYQAKEARTHILDHMCDVLEKPRQELSELAPQMAVVHIDPEKIRSVIGPGGKNIKAITAETEADIDIEDSGKISIFAPTMASMEKAKEMVLYYDQKAEPGKNYLGTVRKVLEVGALVEILPGMEGMLHISQLDFERVERVEDVVQLGQEVWVKCISLEPGGRIRLSRKAWLMEEAGQEVNLDDFKRPAPRGGDRGGRRDNRGGGRRDNRGGGNRGRR, encoded by the coding sequence ATGACAATGATTCCTTTTGATGCCACCAGCGTGACCGCAACGGTCGGCGGCATCGACATCACCATCGAAACGGGCAAATACGCCCGTCAGGCAAGTGGAGCCGTGACGATCACGTCCGGCAAAACCACTGTGCTGGTCACCGCTGTGACCCAACCTCTGGCCATTGATCGCGGATTCTTCCCCTTGACCTGCAACTATCAGGAAATGGCCTATGCCGCAGGCCGCGTGCCGGGCAACTATTTCCGTCGCGAAGGCCGTCCGTCCGAGCATGAAACCTTGGTTTCCCGTCTCATTGACCGCCCCATTCGCCCCTTGTTTGCCAAAGGCTTTGCAGATGAAGTGCAGATCATCGCCACGGTCCTGTCCGCTGACCAACAGGTCAACCCGGACGTTCTGGCCCTGACTGGTGCCTCTGCGGCCTGCCACATTTCCAAAATGCCGTTCCTCGGCCCCATCGTCGGCGCTCGTGTCGGCTATGTGAACGACAAATTCGTGATCAATCCGAGCTACAAGGACATGAACGATGGCTCCAGCCTGAACCTGATCTTCGCGGCAACTCGCGAAGCCATGGTCATGGTTGAAGGTGGCGGTAACTTCGTCTCCGAAGACCTCGTTGCCGATGCTTTGGCCTGGGGTCACGAACAAATCACTCCGCTCTTCGACATTCAGGACGAACTTCGCGAGAAAGTCGGCGTTCCCAAGCTGGAAGTCGAAGCCCCTGTCCGCGACGAAGAAGTGGCTGCCTTCCTGGGAGACTTCATCACTGAAGACCTGGAAAAAGCCCTGACCACTCCCGAAAAATTGATCCGCTACGCTGCCAAGGACGCTGCCAAGCAGAAAGCCAAGGAAGCGGTTGCAGAAAAATTCCCCGACGACGAAGAAAAGCTCAAGGCCGTCAGCGGCATCTTCGGCGACATGACCAAGAAAATTGTGCGTGACCGTATCGTCAACGAAGGTCTGCGCATTGATGGTCGTGACACCACGACCGTTCGTCCGCTCTCCATCGAGACCGGCGTTTTGGCCCAGACTCACGGGTCTGTGCTGTTCCGTCGCGGTGAAACATCCGCACTGGCTGTCGCCACTCTGGGTTCCACTCGCGATGAACAACGGTACGACTCCCTGCTCGGAGATGCCACCAAGCGGTTCATGCTGCATTACAACTTCCCACCGTACTGCGTTGGTGAAGCCCGTATGCTGCGCGGAACCTCTCGTCGTGAAGTTGGTCACGGAGCACTCGCCGAGCGCGCCCTGACCCCGGTTCTACCGAATCAGGACGAATTCCCGTTCACCATCCGCGTGGTTTCCGAAATCATGGAATCCAACGGTTCCTCGTCCATGGCTTCCGTCTGCGGTGCCACCATGTCCCTCATGGACGCTGGTGTCCCCATTGCCGAGCCGGTCGCCGGTATTGCCATGGGTCTCTGCAAGGAAGAGGACAAATACTTCGTGTTGACCGATATCCTCGGTGACGAAGACGCCCTTGGCGATATGGACTTCAAGGTTGCCGGTACCAAAGACGGTATCACGGCCATCCAGATGGACATCAAGATCGCCGGTATTCCTCAGGACGTTCTCAAAAAAGCCCTGTACCAGGCTAAAGAAGCCCGGACACACATTCTCGATCACATGTGCGACGTTCTCGAAAAGCCGCGTCAGGAATTGTCTGAACTGGCCCCGCAGATGGCTGTCGTTCACATTGATCCCGAGAAAATCCGCTCTGTCATCGGACCCGGCGGCAAAAACATCAAGGCCATTACCGCAGAGACTGAAGCCGACATCGACATCGAAGATTCCGGCAAGATCTCCATCTTCGCCCCGACCATGGCATCCATGGAAAAGGCCAAGGAAATGGTCCTGTACTACGACCAGAAAGCCGAACCGGGCAAAAATTACCTCGGTACCGTGCGCAAGGTTCTGGAAGTCGGCGCTCTCGTCGAGATCCTGCCTGGCATGGAAGGCATGTTGCACATCTCCCAGCTCGACTTCGAGCGCGTCGAGCGTGTCGAAGACGTTGTCCAGCTCGGACAGGAAGTCTGGGTCAAGTGCATCTCTCTGGAACCGGGCGGACGTATTCGTTTGTCCCGCAAGGCATGGCTGATGGAAGAAGCCGGCCAGGAAGTCAATCTGGACGATTTCAAACGTCCCGCCCCTCGTGGCGGTGATCGTGGTGGTCGTCGTGACAACCGTGGCGGCGGACGCCGTGACAACCGTGGCGGTGGTAACCGCGGCCGTCGCTAA
- a CDS encoding sigma-54 dependent transcriptional regulator, with the protein MGLNLDGIIGNSPALASVFRVLGKVAPTDSTVLVTGESGTGKELLVRALHENSARRNRPFVPINCGAIPRELLESELFGHEKGAFTHAIRSRPGRFELADGGTIFLDEIGDMDLSLQVKILRALQEKEIERVGGTSIKKVDVRVVAATNRDLEKEVEAGRFREDLFYRLNVIPLHVPALRKRGNDILLLAEHFLCSQCARKARKKLNVSKKAQEMLLSYSWPGNVRELENFMERLSILCDGCQVLPEDLPDKIFEDIGECPLKKIESFQPVVPAGFAWPHLKDLRDRNMKLKEFLEKIEGHLLTEALEQAGGVKNKAAELVGIKRTTLIEKLKKRDLL; encoded by the coding sequence ATGGGATTGAATCTGGATGGCATAATCGGCAATAGCCCCGCTCTGGCAAGTGTTTTCAGGGTGTTGGGAAAAGTTGCCCCCACAGATAGTACCGTGCTGGTCACTGGTGAGTCAGGCACAGGCAAGGAACTGCTTGTCAGGGCCTTGCATGAGAATAGTGCCCGCCGCAATAGACCGTTTGTGCCTATCAATTGTGGTGCTATCCCGAGGGAATTGTTGGAATCCGAACTCTTTGGCCATGAAAAGGGTGCGTTTACCCATGCCATACGATCTCGTCCGGGTCGGTTTGAGTTGGCGGATGGCGGGACGATTTTTCTTGACGAGATCGGAGATATGGATCTTTCGCTGCAAGTCAAGATTCTCCGTGCGCTTCAGGAAAAAGAGATCGAACGCGTTGGCGGCACCTCTATCAAGAAGGTGGATGTCCGGGTTGTGGCCGCGACAAATCGAGACCTTGAAAAAGAGGTCGAAGCCGGACGTTTTCGCGAAGATTTGTTTTATCGGTTGAATGTTATTCCTCTGCATGTGCCGGCCTTGCGGAAACGGGGGAATGATATCTTATTGCTGGCAGAACATTTTTTATGCAGCCAGTGCGCCAGAAAAGCTCGGAAGAAATTGAATGTTTCCAAGAAGGCTCAGGAAATGCTATTGTCCTATTCCTGGCCCGGCAATGTCCGTGAACTAGAAAATTTCATGGAACGTCTCTCTATCCTTTGTGATGGATGCCAGGTCTTGCCGGAAGATTTGCCTGACAAGATTTTTGAAGATATCGGCGAGTGCCCTTTGAAAAAGATCGAGTCGTTTCAGCCTGTTGTTCCAGCAGGTTTCGCCTGGCCTCATTTGAAGGACCTGCGGGACAGGAATATGAAGCTCAAGGAATTTCTGGAAAAGATCGAAGGCCATTTATTGACCGAAGCCCTGGAGCAGGCGGGCGGCGTGAAAAACAAGGCCGCTGAGTTGGTCGGTATCAAACGAACGACATTGATCGAGAAATTGAAAAAACGGGATTTGTTGTAA
- a CDS encoding FAD-dependent oxidoreductase, whose translation MRAILARYREDTMNKAIKTAYDVIIVGGGPAGLFAAYYLAEHSDLDVLLIDKGKLSLKRNCPLSGDQECIKCQPCNILCGVGGAGLFSDGKLNFIHKLGKTDLTQFVGVTEAHALIEETEAIFNRFGMDGQVFPTDMDKAKDVRKDARKHGIDLLVIKQKHLGSDNLPGHIAVMADYLREKGVTFHTSENVKDVVVDKGRVTGVVTSKGTYTANNVILAPGRVGAEWVGHVVQNHGINVSQRGIEVGVRVEVHNEIMQDLCSVIYDPTFFVRTNKYDDQTRTFCTNYGGFVALENYQDFVCVNGHALMNTKSENTNFAFLSKVVLNDPVEDNQAYGESIGRLATLIGGGKPILQRFGDLRRGRRSTWDRIGNGYIEPTMKNVVPGDIAMALPERILTNLMDGLEQLNNVVPGVSNDETLLYAPEIKFFATQVDTREHLETSVEGLFVAGDGPGVAGNIVGAAATALIPAKEILKRQ comes from the coding sequence GTGCGGGCCATACTTGCGAGATACAGAGAGGATACAATGAACAAGGCAATCAAGACTGCGTATGATGTGATTATCGTTGGTGGAGGTCCGGCCGGACTCTTTGCCGCGTACTACCTGGCGGAACATTCCGACCTGGATGTATTACTTATAGATAAGGGCAAATTGTCGTTGAAGCGAAATTGTCCGCTGTCCGGCGATCAGGAGTGCATCAAATGTCAGCCCTGCAATATCCTGTGCGGTGTGGGGGGAGCCGGGCTGTTCTCGGACGGCAAACTGAATTTCATTCACAAGCTTGGCAAGACTGATCTGACCCAATTCGTGGGCGTGACCGAGGCCCATGCGCTGATTGAGGAAACCGAAGCCATTTTCAACCGTTTCGGGATGGATGGTCAGGTTTTCCCCACAGATATGGACAAGGCCAAGGATGTCCGCAAGGACGCCCGCAAGCATGGCATTGACCTGCTCGTCATCAAGCAGAAACATCTGGGAAGTGACAATCTGCCTGGGCATATCGCTGTCATGGCCGATTATCTTCGGGAGAAGGGTGTCACGTTCCACACCTCCGAAAATGTGAAGGACGTGGTTGTGGACAAGGGTAGGGTCACCGGCGTGGTCACCAGTAAGGGGACCTACACAGCCAACAATGTCATTTTGGCTCCGGGGCGCGTGGGGGCCGAATGGGTCGGCCATGTGGTGCAGAACCATGGAATCAACGTGTCCCAGCGTGGCATCGAAGTCGGTGTGCGTGTCGAGGTCCACAACGAGATCATGCAGGATTTGTGTTCTGTGATCTATGATCCGACATTTTTTGTGCGGACCAATAAATATGATGACCAGACCCGGACCTTCTGTACCAATTATGGTGGGTTTGTGGCGCTGGAAAATTATCAGGATTTCGTGTGTGTCAACGGACACGCCCTGATGAATACGAAGTCCGAAAATACCAATTTCGCCTTTTTATCCAAGGTTGTCTTGAATGATCCTGTCGAGGACAATCAGGCGTATGGCGAATCCATTGGGCGACTGGCGACCTTGATTGGTGGTGGTAAGCCCATTTTACAACGGTTTGGCGATTTGCGTCGGGGACGGCGGTCCACGTGGGATCGTATAGGTAACGGTTACATTGAACCGACCATGAAGAACGTGGTTCCGGGCGATATTGCCATGGCCTTGCCGGAACGAATTTTGACCAATCTCATGGATGGTTTGGAGCAGCTCAATAACGTGGTTCCGGGCGTGTCCAATGATGAAACCCTGCTGTATGCGCCTGAGATCAAGTTCTTTGCCACGCAGGTGGACACTCGTGAACATTTGGAAACCAGTGTTGAAGGACTGTTCGTTGCCGGGGATGGCCCTGGTGTGGCTGGTAATATTGTCGGTGCTGCGGCCACGGCTCTTATTCCGGCCAAGGAAATTCTCAAACGACAGTAA
- the truB gene encoding tRNA pseudouridine(55) synthase TruB: protein MGRKRNKRSPEQRDGLLILNKPSGPTSAGCLNDIKHQLKQYKIGHGGTLDPMAQGVLLVLLGHGTKLAPYLSGGTKTYSGTFRLGITTDTLDIQGKVLTESPVDVSAEDVKQAVLYWKELTEQEVPAYSAAKHKGKPLYALAREGKETPVKIKPIVISHVESLDVQMPEASFRVSCSAGTYIRSLVHSLGTRMGCGATLTSLVRESSEPFRLDQAHDLKDVLENPNAFSDKVIPLKDTLPHWPRYQLTEPLAGLVKNGAWLPVNDEPGKLLAGKIGDRAMVLDCDTTPLALVEAKLQDGMPKWAILRGLWNQN, encoded by the coding sequence ATGGGCCGCAAAAGAAACAAACGAAGTCCTGAACAACGTGATGGACTACTCATATTGAACAAACCGTCCGGTCCGACGTCCGCCGGGTGTCTCAATGACATCAAGCATCAACTCAAACAATACAAGATCGGACACGGCGGCACGCTTGATCCCATGGCACAAGGTGTGCTTCTGGTGCTGCTTGGACACGGAACCAAGCTTGCTCCGTACCTGAGTGGCGGAACCAAAACCTATTCCGGCACATTTCGACTCGGAATAACCACTGATACCCTTGATATTCAAGGTAAAGTGCTCACAGAGTCACCCGTTGACGTCTCGGCCGAAGACGTGAAACAGGCAGTTTTATACTGGAAAGAGTTGACAGAGCAGGAAGTTCCTGCCTATTCGGCTGCCAAACACAAGGGCAAACCGTTGTACGCCTTGGCCCGCGAAGGCAAGGAAACTCCGGTGAAAATAAAGCCCATTGTTATTTCTCATGTGGAATCGCTAGACGTTCAGATGCCTGAAGCATCATTCAGGGTCAGTTGCTCCGCCGGTACGTACATACGTTCCCTGGTCCACAGCTTGGGGACACGAATGGGGTGCGGTGCGACACTGACCAGCCTGGTCCGGGAATCGAGCGAGCCTTTTCGGCTCGATCAAGCCCATGACCTCAAAGACGTTCTGGAAAATCCGAATGCATTTTCGGACAAAGTGATCCCTTTAAAGGACACTTTACCTCACTGGCCTCGGTACCAATTGACCGAACCGCTGGCAGGACTCGTGAAAAACGGGGCCTGGTTGCCGGTCAATGATGAACCCGGGAAATTGCTGGCCGGAAAAATCGGTGATCGAGCCATGGTGCTCGATTGCGATACAACTCCGCTGGCACTCGTTGAGGCAAAACTCCAGGACGGAATGCCCAAATGGGCCATTCTTCGAGGACTTTGGAACCAGAACTGA
- the rpsO gene encoding 30S ribosomal protein S15, protein MVMTAEEKLKIIEEYKTCEGDTGSPEVQVALLTARIKYLGEHFKSHKKDHHSRTGLLKLVGQRRKLLKYLANKDIQRYRDLIGRLGLRK, encoded by the coding sequence GTGGTTATGACTGCTGAAGAAAAGCTGAAAATTATTGAAGAGTACAAGACCTGTGAAGGCGACACCGGGTCCCCTGAAGTCCAGGTTGCGCTGCTGACTGCACGCATCAAATACTTGGGAGAACACTTCAAGTCCCATAAAAAAGACCACCACTCCCGGACTGGTCTGCTCAAACTAGTTGGTCAACGCAGAAAACTGCTGAAATACCTGGCCAACAAAGACATCCAGCGCTACCGCGACCTCATTGGCCGCCTTGGTCTGCGCAAGTAG
- a CDS encoding UXX-star (seleno)protein family 1, producing MTETIIYGKSTUPHTKRALDAHPNAKFVDVVMNPADLEKMLKLTDGLRKVPVIVHDGTTTIGFNRGS from the coding sequence ATGACAGAGACGATTATTTACGGAAAATCCACCTGACCGCACACCAAGCGGGCGTTGGATGCGCACCCGAACGCAAAATTTGTGGATGTTGTGATGAACCCGGCCGATCTGGAAAAGATGCTCAAACTGACAGATGGCCTTCGCAAGGTCCCGGTCATTGTCCACGACGGCACCACGACGATCGGCTTCAATCGAGGCTCATGA
- the folE2 gene encoding GTP cyclohydrolase FolE2: MEDVQKQQATIAMPIDRVGVKGLRHPIIVRDKESGTQHTVADVSLSVDLPAEFKGTHMSRFVEALKHWSGDLDYTSFRTLLEDVVVRLQARSAHVRFVFPYFQHKRSPKSGASCLMDYTCRVDGYLKDGELRFTLGADVPVMTVCPCSLAISDQGAHSQRAEIRIRTRFHGFLWLEDLIEIGESAGSSPVYSLLKREDEKFVTESSFDNPMFVEDVVRAVAKGLSDHPQVDWYTVEVESFESIHNHSAFAVVNSTPSE; this comes from the coding sequence ATGGAAGATGTTCAGAAGCAGCAAGCCACGATCGCCATGCCCATCGACCGGGTGGGCGTCAAGGGCCTGCGTCATCCCATAATTGTTCGGGATAAGGAATCCGGCACCCAGCACACGGTTGCTGATGTTTCCCTGTCCGTGGATTTGCCCGCTGAATTCAAGGGCACGCATATGAGCCGTTTTGTCGAGGCCCTGAAACATTGGTCAGGCGATCTCGATTACACCTCGTTTCGGACATTGCTCGAAGATGTCGTGGTCCGACTTCAGGCCAGGAGTGCCCATGTCCGCTTCGTTTTTCCCTATTTTCAACACAAGCGTTCGCCCAAGAGCGGGGCATCGTGCCTGATGGATTATACCTGTCGTGTGGATGGGTATCTCAAGGACGGCGAATTGCGGTTCACGCTCGGTGCGGATGTGCCGGTCATGACGGTCTGTCCCTGTTCCTTGGCCATTTCCGATCAGGGAGCGCATTCGCAGCGGGCTGAAATTCGCATCCGAACCAGGTTTCATGGTTTTCTGTGGTTGGAAGATCTCATCGAGATCGGTGAATCCGCCGGGTCCAGTCCGGTCTATTCCCTGCTCAAACGCGAGGATGAAAAATTTGTCACGGAGTCGTCGTTTGACAATCCGATGTTCGTGGAAGACGTGGTGCGCGCCGTGGCAAAAGGCCTTTCCGATCATCCGCAGGTCGATTGGTACACGGTCGAAGTGGAAAGCTTTGAATCCATTCACAATCATTCCGCATTTGCCGTTGTGAACAGTACCCCCTCCGAATAG
- a CDS encoding tetratricopeptide repeat protein has product MKNAKKILWPIVAALCAGVIFVSPAKALRVNFQALGDSDKVTFSFDSNALPKAVVSRTGATGLLISLPPGIWDTEPKPTNKTYPGKLVQSITSSEKGVVLETRTNAFGYIRLPVPGSSDFVVQVFRDPIGARWTPEKTTPKPASTFSSQSKVQPKSLPIPAVQTEPVAVPQDAVEPPAVIPDVEKKTTSTSESDRKPFFAVPYSVRSEVAPPPTGRGSKKMPVAASTSDIEKEKSVIPVDQPESVKPDVPREVVTGIYPASNALRFKAVKKTADDVQFAELARPVVESSAAVSGKGQVSGQVMASPPTVVNGAPPPAATPEETAQVVESLEAARKDAVASPDVSSVVSDQAQADGAAADGEQVAQSGTGEEPVPELSPEEQAKAHQEEIRDALYDAQSLMFNGALEAALPLYEDILKQADVPDDVREETLFAVADIKKQLYSGTLVDRFDEVGQAYIAAMNANLRSTRVPRALLNLGLLNLQVGNFPEARAYFKILQEKYPDDDNIPSISYYWGEFFYRKKEYKKAADQFQYLIQTYPEHQLVKPAAFYLADSLNRTGFLEQGFQIVDYIDKRWPNYYMENPEFLRLAGDVEMELKKWQAAKNHYFTAYNLNPDADGADVVLARIGDIYIRLGEKQSAKQIYEKVVTNYPDAEGGLIGKMRLAEEGIYDDPAMHEMVDVFDRPYNLNPQRVYKDIVTQHPDSPLAPIAQLKLAMWYAFNKKYPEALTAAQDLVENYPDNPLVAKARKLGDSVFVLAVPGMIDEERFGRVVRYWETYDFIGKDGSKVNDTTKIAIATSYWKIGQPDKALALIAPYLQKKQIPGASGEALGLAVNIHLDQLNWKDIADLVAMAKKNWTLDPAQQKQLEYARAMSLQNLGDARQAMPLWAELAKDASVSPAFRAYAMYYMAKDAMQRQDLRRVFVYAQEALALLLQTHGDPEKIKDTVLMSIYATERSGRYDEALKWAKEYDRYIKVDNPEWASTRFKLARIYRKAGAMEEWRHLLGDIIEKKPETLQAQLAKSALQTYELEQKASVYQGVQ; this is encoded by the coding sequence GTGAAAAACGCCAAAAAAATACTATGGCCCATTGTGGCGGCCCTGTGTGCCGGAGTGATTTTCGTCAGTCCGGCCAAAGCGTTACGTGTAAATTTTCAAGCACTTGGCGATTCAGATAAGGTTACTTTCTCATTTGATTCCAACGCGTTGCCAAAGGCAGTTGTTTCTCGCACCGGCGCAACCGGACTGCTGATTTCTTTGCCTCCCGGAATATGGGACACGGAACCCAAGCCGACGAACAAGACCTATCCCGGCAAATTGGTACAATCCATCACCAGTTCGGAAAAAGGGGTGGTCCTTGAAACTCGAACCAATGCGTTTGGATACATCCGTCTTCCCGTGCCTGGTTCATCCGATTTTGTGGTCCAGGTATTTCGTGATCCCATCGGAGCGCGGTGGACACCCGAGAAGACCACGCCCAAGCCTGCGTCGACGTTTTCTTCTCAGTCCAAAGTGCAGCCAAAATCATTGCCAATACCTGCGGTTCAAACCGAGCCAGTGGCAGTTCCACAAGACGCTGTCGAGCCTCCGGCTGTCATTCCCGACGTGGAAAAAAAGACGACGTCCACATCAGAGAGTGATCGAAAACCTTTTTTTGCGGTTCCTTATTCTGTCAGAAGTGAAGTGGCTCCTCCCCCCACAGGGAGGGGGTCAAAGAAGATGCCTGTGGCGGCTTCCACTTCTGATATCGAGAAAGAAAAGAGTGTCATCCCGGTCGATCAGCCTGAATCCGTGAAGCCGGATGTTCCCCGCGAAGTGGTGACGGGAATCTATCCCGCGTCCAATGCGTTACGGTTCAAGGCCGTGAAAAAAACGGCGGATGATGTGCAATTTGCGGAATTGGCTCGTCCTGTTGTGGAATCTTCGGCGGCTGTTTCCGGGAAAGGGCAGGTCAGTGGTCAGGTGATGGCATCACCGCCGACCGTGGTGAATGGTGCGCCTCCGCCGGCTGCGACACCGGAAGAGACGGCTCAGGTCGTGGAAAGTCTGGAAGCGGCACGAAAGGATGCGGTTGCTTCCCCCGATGTTTCATCCGTTGTCTCCGATCAGGCACAAGCCGATGGTGCGGCAGCTGACGGCGAACAGGTCGCGCAATCCGGGACAGGCGAAGAGCCGGTGCCGGAGTTGTCGCCGGAAGAGCAGGCAAAAGCCCATCAGGAAGAGATTCGGGATGCGTTATATGACGCACAGTCTCTGATGTTCAATGGGGCGTTGGAAGCGGCTCTTCCATTATATGAAGATATTTTGAAACAGGCCGATGTCCCGGACGATGTGCGGGAGGAAACCCTGTTTGCGGTGGCCGATATCAAGAAACAGTTGTATTCGGGAACACTTGTCGATCGGTTTGATGAGGTCGGACAGGCGTATATTGCGGCCATGAATGCGAATTTGCGTTCTACTCGTGTGCCGCGTGCGCTGCTTAATTTGGGACTGTTGAATTTACAGGTCGGCAACTTTCCGGAAGCGCGTGCCTATTTCAAGATTTTGCAGGAAAAATATCCTGATGACGATAACATTCCATCCATCAGTTATTACTGGGGAGAGTTTTTCTATCGAAAGAAGGAATATAAAAAGGCGGCGGATCAGTTCCAGTATCTGATTCAGACCTACCCAGAGCATCAACTGGTCAAGCCGGCGGCGTTTTATCTGGCCGATTCGCTCAACCGGACCGGGTTCCTTGAGCAGGGATTTCAGATCGTGGATTACATCGATAAGCGGTGGCCGAATTATTACATGGAAAATCCGGAGTTTTTGCGGTTGGCCGGTGATGTGGAGATGGAACTCAAGAAATGGCAGGCAGCCAAGAATCATTATTTTACCGCATACAACTTGAATCCAGATGCTGATGGTGCAGACGTTGTTCTGGCACGGATAGGTGATATTTATATCCGTCTTGGCGAAAAACAGTCGGCCAAACAGATTTATGAGAAAGTGGTGACCAACTATCCCGATGCAGAGGGTGGATTGATTGGCAAGATGCGGTTGGCTGAAGAGGGGATTTATGACGATCCCGCCATGCATGAAATGGTGGATGTCTTTGACAGGCCGTACAATCTCAATCCCCAGCGGGTGTACAAGGATATTGTCACTCAGCACCCAGACAGTCCGTTGGCTCCCATTGCCCAGCTTAAACTGGCCATGTGGTACGCATTTAACAAGAAGTATCCCGAGGCATTGACGGCGGCACAAGATCTCGTTGAAAATTACCCGGACAACCCGCTTGTTGCAAAGGCCAGAAAGCTCGGCGATTCCGTCTTTGTTTTGGCCGTGCCCGGCATGATTGACGAAGAACGGTTTGGCCGCGTGGTTCGCTATTGGGAAACTTATGATTTCATTGGCAAGGACGGGTCCAAGGTCAACGATACGACGAAAATTGCCATTGCGACCAGTTACTGGAAAATAGGCCAACCGGACAAGGCGCTTGCGTTGATTGCGCCATATTTGCAAAAGAAACAGATTCCGGGTGCTTCTGGCGAAGCCCTTGGATTGGCCGTGAATATTCATTTGGACCAATTGAATTGGAAGGATATCGCTGATTTGGTGGCCATGGCCAAAAAGAACTGGACACTTGATCCGGCGCAACAAAAGCAGCTTGAATATGCGCGGGCCATGTCCTTGCAGAATCTTGGCGATGCGCGTCAGGCCATGCCTTTGTGGGCGGAACTTGCCAAGGATGCGTCGGTTTCCCCAGCATTTCGAGCGTATGCAATGTATTACATGGCCAAGGATGCCATGCAGCGGCAGGATTTGAGACGAGTTTTTGTCTATGCCCAGGAAGCGTTGGCCCTGTTGCTTCAGACCCATGGCGACCCGGAAAAGATCAAGGACACGGTGTTGATGTCCATCTATGCCACCGAACGGTCCGGCCGGTATGATGAAGCGCTCAAGTGGGCCAAGGAATATGATCGGTATATCAAGGTGGATAACCCTGAGTGGGCGTCCACCCGATTCAAGCTCGCCCGAATTTATCGCAAGGCCGGTGCCATGGAAGAGTGGCGGCATTTGCTCGGTGATATTATCGAGAAGAAGCCTGAAACACTTCAGGCGCAACTCGCCAAATCCGCTCTCCAAACCTATGAGCTGGAGCAAAAAGCTTCAGTGTATCAAGGCGTTCAGTAA
- the amrB gene encoding AmmeMemoRadiSam system protein B — MERHPVVAGRFYDADPELLCSVVDGFLNMAGEKREAPTRLAMVPHAGYVYSGAVCGTTLGMANLAPTILLLGPNHTGLGDSFSLWGDGNWHIPGASLSVDVELAEALLMAVPLLRADRRAHQQEHSIEVILPFLHRLNPRTTIVPITIASSSLDVLRRTGQAIGQVLASFDRSVSIVVSSDMSHYIAHDVAKAQDALALNALDVSDPAALFETVRGNDISMCGVLPMTTGMFAVAEMGATHVEVVSYATSGEVSGDFDQVVGYAGVLVS, encoded by the coding sequence ATGGAGAGACATCCTGTCGTTGCCGGACGGTTTTATGATGCCGACCCGGAATTGCTTTGTTCTGTGGTTGATGGTTTTCTCAATATGGCAGGGGAGAAACGTGAAGCCCCGACACGGCTCGCCATGGTGCCACATGCCGGATACGTCTATTCCGGGGCTGTCTGTGGGACCACCTTGGGAATGGCTAATCTGGCACCGACTATCCTGCTTCTCGGACCCAACCATACCGGACTCGGAGACTCTTTTTCGCTGTGGGGTGATGGGAATTGGCATATTCCCGGAGCGTCGTTGTCCGTTGATGTGGAATTGGCAGAGGCCTTACTGATGGCTGTGCCGCTATTGCGGGCTGATAGGCGTGCGCACCAGCAGGAACATTCCATTGAGGTCATATTGCCGTTTCTCCATCGTTTGAACCCGAGGACGACCATTGTGCCGATTACCATTGCTTCGTCGTCTCTCGACGTGCTCAGGCGGACAGGACAGGCCATAGGGCAGGTCCTTGCGTCCTTTGATCGGTCCGTTTCCATTGTCGTCAGTTCGGACATGAGTCATTACATTGCCCACGATGTAGCCAAGGCACAGGATGCGTTGGCCTTGAACGCGCTTGATGTGTCTGACCCCGCCGCTTTGTTTGAAACGGTTCGGGGAAATGATATTTCCATGTGCGGTGTTTTGCCGATGACAACCGGGATGTTTGCCGTGGCCGAAATGGGGGCGACTCATGTCGAGGTGGTGTCTTATGCCACCTCCGGCGAAGTGTCCGGGGATTTCGATCAGGTTGTGGGGTATGCCGGGGTGTTGGTAAGCTGA